The genomic interval ctcacagcaccacaacttaatttgcttaaatatttttgtatttacagtaaatttgttcaatttctgtataggcaacaaaacttttgtcttgccaaaatttgacctttctgtcttgataaatgataaaattataaatattttttctatgaaaattatttatttcagtgcattaaacatcatttgggagggttttagcttttcatatgagctatttctaacaccaattaattaattaaaagtcaggttaatgtcaggtatttctagaaaatagataagcgacaagacttttgtcagggactgtatatatatatatatatatatatatatatatatatatatatatatatatatatatattagagtgcggatcgggctgcatttttctgtccgagcccgacccgagcccgacagttaaaatctattttttcccctcatatactaatgacacgcacgtttgtttgtgtggaaaccccgcttttattaagcaactgtaaggaaggcattctgacatgtttacagacgagcgcatcagcgcgcacacggggcatcaaacgttacacagagcccaatcaaatagccaactgaaattaaatgaacaaaggtctgctaaaaatggcccaagctaacagaacaaaacattaacgtaacacaatttaaatgcttattgaaatgaaagtcatcttaccaattttctcaaactgtggttcctaaactgcaacatgggatctatttacataatctatccatcaaagtttaggctaatcgaggttttatgcagaaaaaggattgcatcaactgcggatggcttcaaggctgtcctgctgccagcagcgctgaagttgcgctcactggaatgacaaggatgccgcgggcgatatgcacgcacgtgttgcgagttgttgtcacggcgacataaacaaatttccgcatgcaggaagacggatgttagggttatataatgcatgtattttaatcacaaaaacaaaccattgcatcaagttaaacaggcccattggctacttgcataataagcagttttaaatttaaaaggttcaatgccttttcgcgctgacgtgaccgagcccgacccgaacccgaacgtcatttctaaatatctgtccgaacccggcccgacccgtcgggtaccgtcggaacccgtcgggctcgggtcgggtatccatcctctaatatatatatatatatatatatgcacacacacacacacacacacacacacacacacacacacacacacacacacctaaatgattattagaaacacctgttcaatttctcattaatgcaattatctaatcaaccaatcacatggcagttgcttcaatgcatttaggggcgtggtcctggtcaagacaatctcctgaactccaaactgaatgtcagaatgggaaagaaaggtgatttaagcaattttgagcgtggcatggttgttggtgcaaGACGGGTCTGAGTATgttacaatctgctcagttactgggattttcacgcacaaccatttctagggtttacaaagaatggtgtgaaaagggaaaaacattcagtatgcgacagtcctgtgggtgaaaatgccttgttgatgctagaggtcagatgAAAAtaggccgactgattcaagctgatagaagagcaactttgactgaaataaccacgcgttacaaccaaggtatgcagcaaaacatttgtgaagccacaacatgcacaaccttgaggtggatggcctacaacagcagaagaccccaccgggtaccactcatctccaatacaaataggaaaaagagtcTAAAATtggcacaagctcaccaaaattggacagttgaagactggaatgttgcctggtctgatgagtctcgatttctgttgagacattcagatggtagagtcagaatttggtgtaaacagaatgagaacatggatccatcatgccttgttaccactgtgcaggctggtggtggtggtgtaatggtgtgggggatgttttcttgacacactttaggccccttagtgccaattgggcatcatttaaatgccacggcctacctgagcattttttctgaccatgtccatccctttatgaccaccatgtacccattctCTGATGGCTACCTCTAGcaagataatgcaccatgtcacaaagctagaataattttaaattggtttcttgaacatgacaatgagttcactgtactaaaatggccccacagtcaccagatctcaacccaatagagcatctttgggatgtggtggaacgggagcttcgtgccctggatgtggatcacacaaatctccatcaactgcaagatgctatcctatcaatatgggtcaaaatttctaaagaatgttttcagcaccttgttgaatcaatgccatgtagaattaaggaagttctgaaggcgaaagggggtcaaacacagtattaatatggtgttcctaataaacctttaggtgagtgtatatatatatagctatatatatatctctttatctctctctctctctgtctgtatatatatatatatatatatatatatatatatatatatatatatatatatatatatatatatatatatatatatatatatatatatatatatatatatatatatatatatatatatgctgtttCCATGCTCAAGCTAACTAATAGTGTTCTCTATATCTCCATCTCAGTCTCTATATCTTACTTGATCTCCTCTCGCAGCGCTGACTCAAAAAGCTTGAGCAGCAAGTACTCTTCCCGCTGGTTCGAGGCATAGTTATACAACGTGAAGATCACAGTGTCCATGAACTTGGTGGATTTGTTCTGGGGCATCTGGAAAATTAGCTTGGCCAGGTATGAAGGATTAGTCTGTTAAAATAAGAACCCATTCATTAAAAAACTGAAGATTTACAGTATTTATGACttttgtgcatttaaaaaaaatgtataaacgtttttgtttgtttgtgttttttgtttttttaaataaatgctgttttttacatttatgcagcatattttttaattatacataatattaattaaatggtTAGCCATAAGTTGCAATTCAGCATTCccgtttatttaataaatgatttaaaactcGGGCCTCACTTGTAGAAGGTAAAAAAGATGCTGATAGGCTTCCAATTTCTTCCTCTTGTCTTTGCTCAGGCTCTTGATGCCCTGCTTTTCCCCAATGGTCAGATCTTCTTTACTCATTTTGTTCTTTTTGCTTTTCATCTTTTTGCTGTGTGACACCACATCCTACCAGAAGAGACAACATTTGCAGTAGTTGGAAAAATTTGGATGGGTCAAAGGTTACAATTGACTGGTTTgaacaggttttttttattatagcaTTGATGTCTGTTTGCTAGTATCATTCTAAGGTTCTAATGGCATGGGAAATCATAAACCAATGTACATCACACGATAATATATAACATTTGTCATCCATAGTATATACAACAAACAATCCATTTATCTTAATCTCAGTCTTTGAATTGTATTTAAAGCCACCGCATGAAAGCACCTGTAGTGTGATCCTGTTCTTTACTAACAGGCCAATTTTAATATCCATCAAATTCAGATCCTTTTCCATTTGCTGATTATCACGAATCTTGGTGACCACTTCCTCTCTGAGCCGTGTCACTTCCTGTTCCTCCTGTAAATCGAGGCTACTTTGTTCCAGCAAATGTACAAATTTACGGACCACTGAGAGGGGAGGATGCTGAGACCCGGCTGTTAGAAAAATAATTGGAAAAACAATGATATTTACCATGCAAATCAATCAATTAACAATACAAGTAAATGTAAATTCAattatataatacattaaatataataacGTAATGGACTTACTCAAGGTTCTGTAGTCAACTCTTGCTTTGTTAGCCTTAAGGAAAGCTTGAATCTTCACTATTTCTTTCTCCTGAACATGACACACAGAGTGTGTCAGCGTCATGAGTATGCAGATAAAGAAGCTGCTTgttcacctgtgtgtgtgtgtgtgtgtgtgtgagatgactTACATGATCTTTGAAGTATTGCAGTCTCTTCGTGTAGCCTCGTTTAGCTTTCCACATCTTCACAAGTGACTGTAACTAAATTACAGAGGAAATGTGTTTTCATGCTATATTACTGCAATTCAAAAAACAAGGTAGATATTGTAGGATGAAAACTGTAATACATGAGCATCAGCGATAGATCCGTTACCTTAATCACATTGCTCACACTGTCTTGGAAGGTCTTTAATCTGTCCTTATAGACTTTTCTCTGTTTGTAGCCCTTCCAGGATGCCTGTAATGGTAAACCAAATCCCATGTGAAAAAAATACCCGatggctgcatctgaaatcacatacttccctactatatagtaggcgaAAAAGAGTATGTGACAAAATAAGCATGTCCGAATTTACTGTACTCTGTTATACTGTATCTGGATTACCTAATATTTCCAGCGAGATTCTGAAGCATGCGTACAATGGatactttactatcccatgaggccaagggagaggatttgtgaatgacaGTGAAGAGACACAGCTGACATGATAATGTCAATATGGCAAATGTAGTACGTCCAGATTATATTCGTATGACACACATTCATATTATATAGACATACTTTTTTAGCGGTAGCAAAATAATTGCTTagtgatgttttattaacaaatttCCCCCagacagcatgccaaatatgCATAATCTTTACTTTGATTTACTTTTGATTTAATTTGATacaagtgtgaactcgtgaattcCAAATAAGTACCTGCTCAAGAGAGTATGTGATTTTGGACATAGCCCATTACATATTTGATCCTATTGTATATAGGTAGTTAATTTTCTTTGGAAATGTAATGAAAACGATAGGCAGTAACTAAACACTTTTTTCTACTATACTTTCATAGTAGAATGTGTTTTCGGGTGTTGTTCtataaaaatgttctatttATGCGAGCAAAAGGCCCAAAGGCAATTTTTGAAGCAttaacatatatttatttacattattttgaTGTGTAAATTAAGCAAATTAAAGTGCCAATTATGCAAACTATGAAATAACACAGTATAGTTTTTctttaataaacaataataatttaatataattaaaatgagtaattaaaaataagaatacaaatatttgaatatttaaaatttaaatcttAGATCTTTCAAATTATATATACTCTGGCATACATACGAATTTTATAGTAACATGCAGTAAAATGtaaacaacaataaaatcaCAAAGTTGAAGGTCTAGTATATCAGATTAAAGGTGTCAAGAAGTTTTTTTATACTTTCATCTGAGGTCAATTTATGACGTtcacatggtttttacattcaaaaacatcataaatagGCTCTTCTTCAGCCAGTGTGCtatatgttctgttagacacgtcaGGTATACATAATCactacgatctgtaacaatgcaatagctaCTAACATgctttactcacataagtgtgctgcaccattcctatcgtatccaatatagaaggcacagcattgtgttataatctcaatatgtctgcaaatccagtgtcgacctgtgtcttgtttacaaacgattatcttgctatcttctgcGTTTTTATTTAAGTCATTGATTTAAGAGCCTCGTTTTCggaaaagcttttcttttactaacaagaaagttttcggctctaaaacttacaggatattcttatattaccatgaccttttatatatcaaaggctcaagagaaagttgatttctcagttcatcacccctttaagtatCTATCGATACATTACATTTGCTTTACACAGTTAAGCACCTGCAGTTTGATGACGCTCGGCTCTTGTTTTTGCAGGTATTCCATTCTGTCATTATGTGCCCGCCTCACCAGGTATCCACGAATCAGAGCCTGCAGTTTGATGATGAGCGACTCATTGGCCAACCACAGCTGCTCTCTGTTATACTCTGCTGTTACACTGCTCAAAACACTCTAGTTAGGGGGAAAGAAAATATGACCTGAACTGCAGAGCTCACATACAACACAAAAATctgtaaatgtacatttgtgCTAAAGGCATACCTGGATATCTTCTTTGGTGAGCTGTGAACTGTCATGGACAAAATTATCTGGCTCAACCCATGTCCCTTCTTTACTTTCAGTGTTGTAGAAGTAATCATATTTATCCTTGATCTTGTGTTTTACCCATGAACTGCCACTGGTCCCTACAGATAACACAGTTAAAATTAAAGCACTGTAATCGCCCAGAGCTCCTGTGAAAGAATAACGTATGTATGAAGAATAGCATATGTATTGGCCTGTCTGAGATCTAATTAACCAGTAAATGCTTTAGATGATGGTTGAAAAGTCTCTAGAATATTTACAACTaatatcaaatattttttcaaattaaacaaattttaCACAATTAGGTTAATGGTAATGAGAAACATATACAAGAATAAGCTTGAGAATACCATACACTATATGCTgctaattatataataaataatatttaatatgcaATGAAATACAATCTCCAGTTAATGTTCAAATTATAGCTAGACCTTCCAGATGACAGTAATCAGGGCTGTGATAGAGTTACCTTGTTCTGTTTGAGTGCTCTGTAACTGAGAGAGCTGGCTGTGGTAGATATGAGCACATTCAGACAGCACTGCTCGAAGACCTGCATCGGGACACTGCAGAGCAGCCAGTGTGGCCTTAGCATCTCCCTCAGATACTGCCCAGTTAATGTCTGCTACGGCCTTAGCCACTGAAATCATGTACACAATATACAGAACAATCAGTTTCAATCACTGACAGTGGACAAAGTCAGAGTTCTTCATAAAAACAAaggttacattttttacaattttattatTGTGACTATTTTTGTCAGGTTTATTGTTCAGTCTTTTTGTGTTTAACTGTGGTTTGCCCTGTCTGCCTGCCCGTCTGTATTCACTGGTCAGTTTCCTTGGTTACTGTTTATGTTACGCACCTGTTTCTTTTTTGTCAATTATCTAGTTCTGTGtatttatgctgccttcacgtgctatcggaaatgtCCAACTTCTCACTTCaaaagtcgtgattacgagcttgttgcATTCAAGTGCTTTGTTGTTGGAATGAACAGGAATCATGGAGGACACCATGTTTATTCTTGCATATTTCTTGTGAAAATCCTATTAAAACCAAAATTATAGTGTCACATTACATGGATTgacaattaaaaacatttacgaTGCCAGATTCTGTTATTTCGGTCAAATCCAGACGCATTTTCCAATACATTTTCGCTCTGTATTAAACACAATAGCCTCTTCTTCAAATTATTACTTGGGTATGTAAATATGCACTACATTAATGACAAGACTAAACGATTTAGCTGTTCTAGGGTAAAAATTAACACAGGAGTCTCCCCACCACCATGGTGGTTGCGTTCTAGTGTTTTCCTGATATTTCCTGGGTGTTCCTGGTTATATTGTTAAAGTGTTTTTCTGTTCGTTTCTCCATCGCTGTGAGTTCATTGCAACCACACTTGACATTTTTATTGTCAATTTTATAGATTGTTAGTGCTGTCAATGTTAACatgttaatgtaaaaaaaaatcagtttaacGCGTTAACAATATTTAACGGAATTAATGCAGCAACCTAGCCCGGAAATCTAGATTgcagcgagtgtcgtctagcaactctccatcgtgtatagagttgcgtgttacttgtaaacaaagaagctggcaaacAGCGGTCTTtggaatcagctttgaccgtgactctggaagacttggagttaagcttttctttgagaaaagaacaaagaatggcactgaagtcattcttaaaaaggtatgatgtgttcggagttttatTGACCGGATACGATGAAAATTTTATCTATAAACTAGCTCCGCTTCGCTTTGctttggttggttgtagcgctatccaatttcgtgcagagggagtttgaagacaaccgtttatcccgccccttggattgagccctgtcaatggtgagtttccagaccaaacatcttgatgtgggtctagcttgtcaggctagcagcATACATTTTTATGTCATCCTTTGGCTAGTGTTGCATTATATGATTATACTCtaattcatgcaaatgcttAAAAATCATTCAAGCAGGACAAGACAAGGTGAACACGAGAATCAAGTTCTCTTTCGTGCTTGAACAAACAACACACAATTATGCcaaaatgtctgttttgtcGAGTATCCTGAtaagtttaattaaattaaaagttgttatattttttgaaaccTAATAAATGgtataaaatacaattacacTGTAATGTTGAATGGCTAATTAATGTTAACTTTCATCGGGACGACAGTGATACTGGCCTTAATTCATAAAAAGATTCCGGTAAAAAGAATTTAAAtttatactgtctttatgttttaatttgtacattaatttggaaataaactgtgaaattattacattataaaaaaatattttaaaaaaatatttaaaatttgttttaatgtttttaatcatgattaatcacagaaaatatattttaaatgtcaaaccCAGATCTGAAAAGTTATAGGCTTTTATGTGAATCATATGTATTACTAAACAACCTTTACAGGGATGTGTATAGAAAATTTACAAAATTAACATAAAAGCAACTTATATTTGGTTACAAACTTACTTTTGAGTGCGTCCTCCTGGTCCTGGTTGGCAGCGTGTATGGCCTCCTGGATCTGGTCCAGCCACAGTACAGCAGATTCATCTCCGGAGCTCTGTTACAGCACGACACACAGTCAGGCACATGTTCAATACAAACGTGTACTGCTCACACACTGTCACAGAGCAAACAAATCATCTGCTACTAAACACCAATTTATTCTGAATGTAAGTTACTacaataaatcaagtaaaaattGGAGACTGTATTATACATTCTGTGCATCTATATCAGGAAGTATCTCCTTGGTAAATTTCTTGTTTATGCAGATGTTTTCACAGCAGTCTAATAATAGTATCTCAATGCATGATGTCAAAAGTTAAGAGCAAAGTTAACCAAATAACTTCcctaatttaatttacagaattTTGAAAACACAGATTAACACTCTATGAAAACAATGAAGCTTCACTACTTTAGAAACATGAAGATGTGAAGTAGTGAATATAGACATGTGAACGTGTGAAAAGAGATGggaatacaaataaaaggagAGGATTTGGAGTCAAATGTCATCAAATAATTCATGTATGTAGGATGTAGTTCAGTAAATAGTATAGCCAGATCGCAAAGATGATTGACTGACTATTAGCATATATTTTGGATTGGCGGTAaggttctgttctgggcaagaactccctgcACATTCATGCAGCCTAGCATGAATAAGAGAAGGGAGGGCAGCAATAATCCCCCTTGAGGTGAACAGAACAGAATCATAATGTATTGCAAACAGCATTAATGTtgatattaaataaacaaaataattcatGAATTTAGTCTAATTCAAGGGGAATTAGAATACCAAATCCTAACTGAcaagaggaggagctggggtgGAGGAGGGTAAATGAGCTCCGGAGAGACGCGATAGCTGCTGATAGTACTGAAGGAGCTTTTATATGTATGCTGTGATAGACGTCGTATTTCTATAGGTAGACATGATCAGCTGACAGTCAGCTGATGCAAGCTTGACTGACatgacctgccagaactgatGCTATGCTAGatcttttatacatttttaccagaataaaaagaaaaaggtaGGAATCCGCAACCTGATGATATTGACTGCTgtggaaaaaaaatgataaaaagaTATCATTCTACCTATTTTTTTGACACGGATATCCTAAAAAAGAACCATTACTTAATTTGACCTGATCTCAGAATGTAGAGCTTCGTTGATCTCAGCGATAGCAATGACTCCTACACACGGAACATGGGAATTTTATGTGCTCAACCACTCACGATGATGTAATGGAATAGTCATTGATATGTGTATTTTTCCATAAAgtaatttacctttttttttatttcattcttTTCAAGAGATTCGTTGAATAAAATGGGAGTCACTAATAAAGACATCACTGATAAATTCCCACTGTTTGAGAATATAGAATTTAATCACCATTAAATAACTACTCATCCTACTAAGAGAAACAACGCAAGTTAACGTTTAGGCACTGGTTTGATTactgacacacagacaaagaacatctgaccGTACATTTTAGGTCAGGCATTATAAATAACAGTTACTTACATGTTGCATTACTGTCGAGCCCAGGCACTGCGCAATATTTTGTAATCCTCaatggcatgtttattgcttggtaGCTCGATCTGGTTTAATACTATGCCTATGTTACATGCGtgaatcggtgggcggggctaaacaAGCGATGTTTCACCACACTCAGATGTCACAGCATGGCACATTCTGAGCTCAATCGTTTGCTGggtctggtgtctataaaagcttttgttTGAACAAAGACTAAcgaggaagttttcagctccaaaacatacaggatattcttatatcacgatggacttttatatatcaaaggctgaatgaaaagttgatttctcaattcatgacccctttaaagttacTCAAGTGTTCAGAACACCAAACatcatttaaacattcttgtatgtatgtatgtgtgtgtgtgtgtatatgtatgtatgtatgtatgtatgtatgtgtgtatgtatgtgtgtgtgtatgtatgtatgtatgtatgtatgtatgtatgtatgtatgtgtgtatgtatgtgtgtgtgtatgtatgtatgtatgtatgtatgtatgtatgtatgtatgtatgtgtgtgtgtatgtatgtgtgtgtgtatgtatgtgtgtgtgtatgtatgtgtgtgtatgtatgtatgtatgtatgtatgtatgtatgtgtgtgtgtgtgtgtgtatgtatgtgtgtatgtatgtagaCAAATGTTAGTAAACAGTTTGTTTATGTTCATGAATTGGAACCATTTAGGGGAAGTCTTGCGTCACGCAACATTTCCTGACATGCCTGAAACATGAGCCCTGAGCTCATTCTGAATCCAGACTCTCTCCGAGCCCTTAACAGGAAACCATTACGCCCTTCGATGCAGACATTTAACGTGACGGTTCTCTCAATATACAGATGACAAATGCTCAGAACAGACAGTTGTAGGTTATGTTTAGTTGCTTGATGAACGATACTTtgtaaaagagaaaaagaaaaaatactgGAAAAGCCTTTCAAGCATGTGGAgattatttgtgctgctgctatTACTATTAATGTTTGAAGATTCACTTCAAGATTCAGGTAGGACCAATTTTCTCTAACAGTTAAGGATAGTTAGAGATCAACAGCTGATTGATATGTGGTAGAAATAAGCATATGGACTGAAGTCATGATTTTGtgactaaaaaaaataaaactttaggGTGGTTGACTGACTGCCCGAATGACTTGACTCTTAACTCTCAGCTACAGTAGCAGATTATGACAACAATAGAATTTAATAGTTTCTAATCAATTTAGACATTTCTAATCACCAGTAGATCTAATGACTTTACAATCATGTAAAACTAATTATTCTCAAAATACAATGTGCCAAAAATTTTACTACATAAAGACTGTGAGTTTGTCAGCATTTCAGGTGGTTGTACTACTGCTGAAAGAACAAGAGTCAGAGAAGGAATGCAAACAACACTCAAAACTAcataaccaaaaataaaaataaaatttgcaaattagaaaatatagtaagtaaatattattccatacaattaaaatgtaacacttaaaaaaaaaaatagatgttGTTGTTGGCAGCTTGTAATATCTTACTCTTACAGTTAATGTTTGTCATGACTCATTTGTGATTCATCTGGACCATCTGTGCCTGtaacatttttcaaaactgAAACCAAAGCATATCAGCCATAGTCAGAGAAGGCGTTATATATCATTTCAAATACAGTTATTCAAATGATCAGGCTCAAGGATTTATGACCACGTCAAATTTCCACGACCGATGTTTTCTAGATTATTCCAGATAATAAAGTTACTAAAATATGTGTTTAGCATTTAATGTgcaatgttattattattactgttaaaaaataaagacttgaGGTCATGTCTGCTTATCTAATCATTTTTGTTGActtatatttaattcattttaaatttaactTACGGTATCAAGCTGTTTGAAACAATTATTTACTGTAAGaacacattttatttcagtattttaacattgtttttgtttttactttttttcagcattaataTATTCCAGCATCAATATGTCAAAATTTCCAAAGCCGAAAACGTTTCCTGGAACGAAAATTGTTTTCAATATTTCCCAGCTCTCCAACACATCTATCAAGCCTCCTGAGATAAAAGCCAATTCTAATGTCATCAATTACACCACTGGAATTGTCAGCACTAGGATCATTCCATCCGCGTACATCCTAGCCATCCTCATCGGGATCCCCTCTAATGTCTTTGTGTTGGATTGCCTCAGTAGAAAAAAGAAGCTTTCCAGCAGTATCCTATATTTTAGCCTAGCGGTTTCAGACCTTCTCCTGCTATGTTCTCTCACACTCAGAGTCCACTATCACCTAAATAACAACAACTGGATCTTTGGAGAGCTGGTCTGCAAGGTGGTGACTGCCTGCTTTTATGGTAACATCTACTGCTCCATCCATGCCCACATGTGTATTAGTGTGATGCGCTACCTTGCGGTTGTGCACCCGTTCTTCTACAAGACAATGTCGAAAAGATACTGTGCGATCTGGGCGAGCTTAACCATTTGGGTGGTTTTTTCTATTGCGATGGTACCAGAGTTTCTGGTTCAGCAAAGCTACCAAGTATTCGGGGAACAGTTGGTGACGTGTCACGATATCCAGCCTTATGAAGAACAGTCCTACAATGTTTTGATTCCATACAGATTGAGTCTGATCTGCCTGGGGTTCATCCTACCATCGCTGGTCATCGCATTTGTTTACGGATCCATCCTCTACTACCTAAATCGCTCCAGTCGTGACTGGAAACACTACATGAAGGCCAGCACGTTGGTTTTTGGGATCTTTTTAGTGTGTTTTGCTCCATGTAGTGCACTTCTTTTTGCACACTATGTAAAGCTGTACACTGAGAAGCAGTTTGACTTGTATTATTACTACAGAGCAG from Pseudorasbora parva isolate DD20220531a chromosome 3, ASM2467924v1, whole genome shotgun sequence carries:
- the f2rl2 gene encoding proteinase-activated receptor 3 → MWRLFVLLLLLLMFEDSLQDSALIYSSINMSKFPKPKTFPGTKIVFNISQLSNTSIKPPEIKANSNVINYTTGIVSTRIIPSAYILAILIGIPSNVFVLDCLSRKKKLSSSILYFSLAVSDLLLLCSLTLRVHYHLNNNNWIFGELVCKVVTACFYGNIYCSIHAHMCISVMRYLAVVHPFFYKTMSKRYCAIWASLTIWVVFSIAMVPEFLVQQSYQVFGEQLVTCHDIQPYEEQSYNVLIPYRLSLICLGFILPSLVIAFVYGSILYYLNRSSRDWKHYMKASTLVFGIFLVCFAPCSALLFAHYVKLYTEKQFDLYYYYRAAVCLCSFHSCLDPFLSYLLTKTSTSRVKFRSFSSKPLKALSTV